From one Mytilus galloprovincialis chromosome 13, xbMytGall1.hap1.1, whole genome shotgun sequence genomic stretch:
- the LOC143057896 gene encoding uncharacterized protein LOC143057896, producing MVAMSTTRHGHATVVLECHDHCKESEYGAAEVVTLKHSYPLKVLVPEHTGNPKCKWIFPIVFGGGLVGGDNVGITIETKPNTCGLLTSQESTKVYHCEDDLLTTQKMNYVVGDNSLLCVLPDYCVCYKDANFLQTQNVQMSESGNIILLDWMTCGRSALQEQWLFKSYKNCVQIDVGSDTVYKDSIHLHDVPGLKMKSSMKNYQVMGTCIILGKRLKELSNSLCKRYSQPGKYGESIKTDVICTVSTLRRGGMSGVYLRFLAINTAQAYTVIKEIVDPLLPLLGADPFQNKYG from the exons ATGGTTGCCATGTCAACAACTCGTCATGGCCATGCCACTGTAGTGTTAGAGTGCCATGATCATTGCAAGGAAAGTGAATATGGTGCTGCAGAGGTTGTGACCTTGAAACATTCTTATCCT TTAAAAGTCCTGGTACCAGAGCATACAGGGAACCCAAAATGCAAGTGGATCTTTCCCATAGTATTTGGAGGGGGATTGGTAGGAGGTGACAATGTGGGAATAACCATAGAAACCAAACCAAACACATGTGGTTTACTCACTAGCCAAGAATCTACAAAG GTATACCATTGTGAAGATGATCTGCTCACAACACAGAAGATGAATTATGTTGTTGGTGATAACTCATTATTGTGTGTTCTACCTGATTATTGTGTATGTTATAAAGATGCAAACTTTCTACAAACACAA aatGTGCAGATGTCAGAGAGTGGGAACATTATACTGTTAGATTGGATGACATGTGGTAGATCAGCTTTACAAGAACAGTGGCTCTTTAAAAG TTATAAGAACTGTGTACAGATAGATGTAGGTTCTGATACCGTTTATAAAGACAGCATCCATCTTCATGATGTACCAGGATTAAAGATGAAATCATCCATGAAAAATTACCAG gTTATGGGAACCTGTATTATCCTGGGGAAGAGATTAAAAGAGTTAAGCAACAGTTTATGTAAACGTTACTCACAACCAGGAAAATATG gAGAAAGCATAAAAACTGATGTGATCTGTACAGTCAGTACTTTACGGAGAGGAGGGATGTCTGGGGTTTATTTAAGATTCCTGGCCATAAATACAGCACAG GCTTATACAGTGATAAAGGAAATTGTTGACCCTCTGCTTCCTTTGTTGGGTGCAGATCCCTTCCAGAACAAATATGGATGA